One genomic segment of Amycolatopsis sp. Hca4 includes these proteins:
- a CDS encoding PH domain-containing protein translates to MAGVAVSAGTPVAIGTRSLWLLPAAALLVAAGVLAEYLRWRHTRFRCTAERLEIEFRFAVHTRKSLSRERIRTADLTASPLHRAFGVAALTIGTGQQDTITLSPLARADAEALRTELLHRSRQDSTEDGPIRTFDPRWIRYAPVSFVAPALGLAAFGSLFKVADWFGAGGRLLTWLLGFFGDLPLAASVLLLLVVAIVAGVAGAAGLFTEMWWHYRLDREPGGTLRVRRGLLTTRSTTIEERRLRGVELVEPLGARLAGAARVDAIATGLRRDDDKTESKTLLPPAPKTVAHDVAAQVLGERVETVALVPHPPAARARRLRWAVAAALGPVLVLLVLGALLTDVLLVLGGVLALVALPVAVLLALDAHRGLGHGLRGRYLVTRAGTVRRGTAVLARDGVIGWTVKQSVFQRRRGLATFTATTAAGSGAYAIRDAAAGEGLVFADGAVPEVLTPFLEASAPAEASRT, encoded by the coding sequence ATGGCCGGCGTGGCCGTCTCCGCCGGGACTCCCGTCGCCATCGGCACCCGGTCCCTCTGGCTGCTCCCCGCCGCCGCTCTCCTCGTCGCCGCCGGGGTGCTCGCCGAATACCTCCGGTGGCGGCACACCCGCTTCCGCTGCACCGCCGAGCGCCTCGAAATCGAGTTCCGCTTCGCCGTCCACACCCGCAAATCCCTGTCCCGCGAACGCATCCGCACCGCCGACCTGACCGCCAGCCCGCTGCACCGCGCTTTCGGCGTCGCCGCGCTCACCATCGGCACCGGGCAGCAGGACACGATCACCCTCTCCCCGCTGGCCAGAGCCGACGCCGAAGCCCTGCGCACCGAACTACTCCACCGCAGCCGCCAAGACTCCACTGAGGACGGTCCGATCAGGACATTCGACCCGCGGTGGATCCGGTACGCCCCCGTCTCCTTCGTCGCCCCGGCGCTCGGGCTGGCCGCGTTCGGGTCGCTGTTCAAGGTCGCCGACTGGTTCGGGGCCGGCGGCCGCCTGCTCACCTGGCTCCTCGGCTTCTTCGGCGACCTCCCCTTGGCCGCGAGCGTCCTGCTCCTGCTCGTCGTGGCGATCGTCGCCGGGGTGGCCGGGGCGGCCGGCCTGTTCACCGAAATGTGGTGGCACTACCGGCTGGACCGCGAACCCGGCGGCACCCTGCGCGTCCGCCGCGGGCTGCTCACCACCCGGTCGACCACCATCGAGGAACGGCGGCTGCGCGGGGTCGAACTGGTCGAGCCGCTCGGTGCCCGGCTCGCCGGCGCCGCGCGTGTGGACGCGATCGCCACCGGCCTGCGGCGGGACGACGACAAGACCGAGTCCAAGACACTCCTGCCACCCGCACCGAAAACCGTCGCGCACGACGTCGCGGCGCAGGTGCTCGGCGAGCGCGTCGAGACCGTCGCACTGGTCCCGCACCCACCCGCGGCTCGCGCGCGGCGGCTGCGGTGGGCGGTGGCCGCCGCGCTCGGGCCGGTGCTGGTCCTGCTGGTGCTCGGTGCGCTGCTCACCGACGTGCTGCTCGTGCTCGGCGGCGTGCTCGCCCTCGTCGCGCTGCCGGTCGCCGTCCTGCTCGCCCTGGACGCCCACCGCGGCCTCGGGCACGGCCTGCGCGGCCGCTACCTGGTGACGCGCGCGGGTACCGTCCGCCGCGGCACGGCCGTGCTGGCCAGGGACGGGGTGATCGGCTGGACCGTGAAGCAGTCGGTGTTCCAGCGGCGGCGCGGCCTCGCGACGTTCACCGCGACCACCGCGGCGGGCTCCGGCGCGTACGCGATCCGCGACGCCGCCGCCGGCGAGGGCCTGGTGTTCGCGGACGGCGCCGTGCCGGAGGTGCTGACGCCGTTCCTCGAGGCTTCGGCGCCCGCCGAAGCGTCGCGGACCTAG
- the nusA gene encoding transcription termination factor NusA: MNVDIAALRAIERDKDIPFETVIEAIETALLTAYKHTEGHQPHARIDIDRKTGLVRVLAHTLTHDGQVDEEWDDTPEGFGRIAATTARQVILQRLRDAEHEKTFGEFSTKEGEIVAGVIQRDARANARGMVVVQVGDTEGVLPSGEQVAGESYEHGSRIKAYVVTVSRSNRGPQITLSRSHPNLVRKLFALEVPEIADGTVEIAAVAREPGHRTKIAVKSTVPGVNAKGACIGPVGARVRNVMSELAGEKIDIIDYSEDPARFVGNALSPAKVVSVRVVDERAKTARVVVPDFQLSLAIGKEGQNARLAARLTGWRIDIRSDAAPADDGDDRGGDQDHARPPRPAATTGSAE; encoded by the coding sequence GTGAACGTCGACATCGCCGCGCTGCGGGCGATCGAACGGGACAAGGACATCCCCTTCGAAACGGTGATCGAGGCCATCGAGACGGCCTTGCTCACCGCGTACAAGCACACCGAGGGCCACCAGCCGCACGCCCGCATCGACATCGACCGCAAGACGGGCCTGGTGCGCGTGCTCGCGCACACGCTGACCCACGACGGCCAGGTCGACGAGGAGTGGGACGACACCCCGGAGGGGTTCGGCCGGATCGCCGCCACCACCGCCCGCCAGGTCATCCTGCAGCGGCTGCGCGACGCCGAGCACGAGAAGACCTTCGGCGAGTTCTCCACCAAGGAGGGCGAGATCGTCGCCGGCGTCATCCAGCGCGACGCCCGCGCGAACGCCCGCGGCATGGTCGTGGTCCAGGTGGGTGACACCGAAGGCGTGCTGCCCTCCGGCGAGCAGGTCGCCGGCGAGTCCTACGAGCACGGCAGCCGGATCAAGGCGTACGTGGTCACGGTGTCGCGCAGCAACCGCGGCCCGCAGATCACGCTCTCGCGCTCGCACCCGAACCTGGTGCGCAAGCTGTTCGCGCTCGAGGTGCCGGAGATCGCCGACGGCACGGTCGAGATCGCCGCCGTCGCGCGCGAGCCGGGGCACCGCACGAAGATCGCGGTCAAGTCCACCGTGCCGGGCGTCAACGCCAAGGGCGCCTGCATCGGCCCGGTCGGCGCGCGCGTGCGCAACGTGATGAGCGAGCTGGCCGGCGAGAAGATCGACATCATCGACTACTCCGAGGATCCGGCTCGCTTCGTCGGGAATGCGCTGTCGCCCGCGAAGGTTGTTTCGGTACGAGTCGTGGACGAGCGGGCGAAGACCGCCCGTGTCGTGGTGCCGGACTTCCAGCTGTCGCTGGCGATCGGCAAGGAGGGCCAGAACGCCCGCCTCGCCGCCCGCCTGACCGGCTGGCGGATCGACATCCGCAGCGACGCCGCACCGGCGGACGACGGTGACGATCGCGGGGGTGATCAAGACCACGCCCGTCCGCCGCGGCCCGCCGCGACAACCGGTTCGGCTGAGTGA
- a CDS encoding isocitrate lyase/phosphoenolpyruvate mutase family protein: MDEFRALHVPGAPLLLPNAWEFGVGAFLAAQGFRALGTTSLGVSAAAGEPDGAPSTRAATVALATRLTRLDVLVTVDIADGFSTDPAAVADLAAELAAAGVAGVNLEDGRADGSLATVEAQSALVTAVKERVPELFVNARTDTHWAGDRSLAEAERRVRAYAAAGADGVFVPGLAEPADVERIVAVGLPVNLLFLPGKATLAGLAELGVARVSLGSLPYRMALAAAAGTALAVRDGRDLPLRPPSYADVTALLP, translated from the coding sequence ATGGACGAATTCCGTGCCCTGCACGTCCCCGGCGCCCCGCTGCTGCTGCCCAACGCCTGGGAGTTCGGCGTCGGCGCCTTCCTCGCCGCGCAGGGCTTCCGGGCACTGGGCACGACCAGCCTCGGCGTCTCCGCGGCGGCGGGGGAGCCGGACGGCGCGCCGTCGACGCGCGCCGCGACCGTCGCCCTCGCCACCCGCCTGACCCGGCTGGACGTCCTCGTCACCGTCGACATCGCCGACGGCTTCAGCACCGACCCGGCCGCGGTCGCCGACCTCGCCGCCGAACTGGCCGCGGCGGGCGTGGCAGGCGTCAACCTCGAAGACGGCCGGGCCGACGGTTCACTCGCCACGGTCGAGGCCCAGAGCGCGCTGGTCACGGCGGTGAAGGAGCGCGTGCCGGAGCTGTTCGTCAACGCCAGGACGGACACGCACTGGGCCGGCGACCGCTCGCTCGCCGAGGCCGAGCGGCGGGTGCGGGCGTACGCGGCGGCGGGTGCGGACGGCGTCTTCGTCCCCGGCCTCGCCGAGCCGGCGGACGTCGAGCGGATCGTCGCCGTCGGCCTGCCGGTCAACCTGCTGTTCCTGCCCGGGAAAGCCACCCTCGCCGGGCTGGCGGAGCTGGGCGTCGCGCGGGTCAGCCTGGGTTCGCTGCCGTACCGGATGGCACTCGCCGCGGCGGCCGGGACCGCGCTGGCCGTGCGCGACGGCCGTGACCTGCCGCTGCGCCCGCCGTCCTACGCCGACGTCACGGCGCTGCTGCCGTAA
- the rimP gene encoding ribosome maturation factor RimP, producing MPGELASRLQPIVAEAVTAAGFDLDSFEVQQAGRRQLVKVVVDADDGVGLDEVAEVSRKVSAALDENDHVLASAYTLEVTSPGLDRPLTQQRHWRRARFRLVKVTPADGAPFIGRVGHAGEHAARVLEGGKIRDVRYADVAKAVVEIEFKQPPAEDLKLLEDDASGMIAAETEKGSK from the coding sequence GTGCCAGGAGAACTCGCCAGCCGGCTTCAGCCGATAGTGGCCGAAGCCGTCACCGCCGCGGGTTTCGACCTCGATTCGTTCGAGGTGCAGCAGGCCGGCCGGCGGCAGCTGGTCAAGGTCGTCGTCGACGCCGACGACGGTGTCGGGCTGGACGAGGTCGCCGAGGTCAGCCGCAAGGTCTCGGCGGCGCTCGACGAGAACGACCACGTGCTGGCGAGCGCCTACACGCTGGAGGTCACCTCGCCGGGGCTCGACCGCCCGCTCACCCAGCAGCGGCACTGGCGGCGCGCGCGGTTCCGGTTGGTCAAGGTCACCCCGGCCGACGGCGCGCCCTTCATCGGCCGGGTCGGCCACGCGGGCGAGCACGCCGCCCGCGTCCTCGAAGGCGGCAAGATCCGCGACGTCCGCTACGCCGACGTGGCGAAGGCGGTCGTGGAGATCGAGTTCAAGCAGCCGCCCGCCGAGGACCTGAAACTGCTCGAAGACGACGCGTCCGGCATGATCGCGGCCGAGACGGAGAAGGGGTCGAAGTGA
- a CDS encoding ferritin-like domain-containing protein, which translates to MTGRPTELTRRGALRAGALAALAVPLAACGPGYDESPDPLQPLLAAAQADADAARALAKGADADAAGQLADARAAHAAALKSEVDRLNRPTPSPSAAPPAPAALGDLKDRLAAARKQAEDLVGGLPRYRAGLVAAIAAGCASLQRLAPALGPGEDVPKVGAAPAGAVPPEAVDPLQVALAAEHAAVWVYGLVSAFLPGDFGDAEKSGAAEHALRRDFLQTALSAAGATPVAPEAAYVPKNPVTDAKSASQVVATAEADCAAAWLAVIDHTDDAGLRTTALHALVAAARRGTPWRGEAGQKPVAIAMPGRTA; encoded by the coding sequence GTGACCGGAAGACCGACCGAGCTGACCCGCCGCGGCGCCCTCCGCGCGGGGGCACTGGCCGCACTGGCCGTTCCCCTCGCCGCCTGCGGGCCCGGCTACGACGAAAGCCCCGACCCGCTGCAGCCGCTGCTGGCCGCCGCCCAGGCCGACGCCGACGCCGCGCGGGCGCTGGCCAAGGGCGCGGACGCCGACGCCGCCGGCCAGCTCGCCGACGCGCGCGCGGCGCACGCGGCCGCCCTGAAGTCCGAAGTGGACCGGCTGAACCGGCCCACGCCGTCGCCGTCGGCGGCCCCACCGGCCCCGGCCGCGCTCGGCGACCTGAAGGACCGCCTGGCGGCCGCGCGCAAGCAGGCCGAAGACCTCGTCGGCGGCCTGCCCCGCTACCGCGCCGGGCTGGTCGCGGCGATCGCGGCGGGCTGCGCGTCGCTGCAGCGCCTCGCCCCGGCGCTGGGCCCGGGCGAGGACGTCCCGAAGGTGGGTGCCGCCCCGGCCGGCGCGGTGCCGCCGGAGGCGGTCGACCCGCTGCAGGTGGCACTGGCGGCCGAGCACGCCGCCGTGTGGGTGTACGGGCTCGTCAGCGCGTTCCTGCCGGGTGACTTCGGCGACGCGGAGAAGAGCGGTGCGGCCGAGCACGCCCTGCGCCGCGACTTCCTGCAGACGGCGCTCTCGGCCGCCGGGGCGACCCCGGTGGCGCCGGAGGCGGCGTACGTGCCGAAGAACCCGGTGACGGACGCGAAGTCGGCGTCCCAGGTGGTGGCGACGGCCGAAGCGGACTGCGCGGCGGCGTGGCTCGCGGTGATCGACCACACCGACGACGCCGGCCTGCGCACGACGGCGCTGCACGCGCTGGTCGCCGCCGCCCGCCGGGGCACGCCCTGGCGCGGCGAAGCCGGTCAGAAGCCGGTGGCGATCGCCATGCCCGGCCGGACCGCCTGA
- a CDS encoding YlxR family protein, translating to MRTCVGCKRRALIGELLRVVAVAGRVVVDERRRLPGRGAWLHPDPDCLAKAERRRAFPRALRAPGALDAREVREHVGRTGAPRTTHHEPGTSPESRGSKEAGRPVMSQP from the coding sequence GTGCGGACTTGTGTCGGCTGCAAGCGGCGGGCATTGATCGGTGAGCTGCTGCGCGTGGTCGCGGTGGCCGGGCGGGTGGTCGTCGACGAGCGTCGGCGGCTGCCGGGCCGGGGGGCTTGGCTGCACCCCGACCCGGACTGCCTGGCCAAGGCCGAACGGCGGCGAGCATTCCCGAGGGCCCTGCGGGCTCCCGGGGCGCTCGACGCCCGCGAGGTCCGCGAGCACGTCGGGCGCACCGGAGCACCACGAACCACGCACCACGAACCCGGGACGTCCCCGGAGTCGCGAGGAAGCAAGGAAGCAGGTCGACCCGTCATGAGTCAGCCGTGA
- a CDS encoding aminotransferase class V-fold PLP-dependent enzyme — protein sequence MRAFGTDFAAPPGYLNTPSVGVPPAPVAAAVAESVERWRTGATRPGEFDEYVTRARAGFARLLGVEPERVASGASVSQLIANVAAAVPAGTRVLTAAGDFTSVTFPFAAQPGVTVTEVPLAELPSRVEGYDLVAVSVVQSADGRIVDLPALRAAAAAAGAAVLLDATQAVGWLPLDVAWADWVVGAGYKWLCSPRGTAWLAVRPDAQERTRAVAANWYAGEDPWATVYGLPLRLAGDARAFDLSPVWLAQVGSAAALEYFAGLDLAEVRAHNTGLADALLEKLGLEPRGTAIVSLDADPRRVADAGVVSSVRGGRVRVGFHLYNTLDDVERLLPAFE from the coding sequence ATGCGCGCCTTCGGAACCGATTTCGCCGCCCCGCCCGGATACCTGAACACGCCCAGCGTGGGCGTCCCGCCCGCGCCGGTGGCCGCGGCGGTGGCCGAGTCCGTGGAACGCTGGCGGACCGGCGCGACCCGGCCGGGGGAGTTCGACGAGTACGTCACCCGGGCCCGGGCCGGGTTCGCCCGGCTCCTCGGCGTCGAGCCGGAGCGGGTGGCGAGCGGCGCCTCGGTCTCGCAGCTCATCGCCAACGTCGCCGCGGCGGTGCCCGCCGGCACCCGCGTGCTCACCGCCGCTGGCGACTTCACCAGCGTGACCTTCCCCTTCGCGGCGCAGCCCGGCGTCACGGTGACCGAGGTGCCCCTGGCCGAACTGCCGTCGCGGGTCGAGGGGTACGACCTCGTCGCGGTGAGCGTCGTCCAGTCCGCCGACGGCCGGATCGTGGACCTGCCTGCCCTGCGTGCCGCGGCCGCGGCCGCCGGCGCGGCCGTGCTGCTCGACGCGACCCAGGCGGTCGGCTGGCTGCCGCTGGACGTGGCGTGGGCGGACTGGGTCGTCGGGGCGGGCTACAAGTGGCTCTGCTCGCCGCGCGGCACCGCCTGGCTCGCGGTGCGGCCGGACGCCCAGGAGCGCACCCGGGCGGTGGCGGCGAACTGGTACGCGGGGGAGGACCCCTGGGCCACGGTCTACGGCCTGCCGCTGCGGCTGGCCGGCGACGCCCGCGCGTTCGACCTGTCGCCGGTCTGGCTGGCCCAGGTCGGCTCCGCGGCGGCCCTGGAGTACTTCGCCGGGCTCGACCTGGCCGAGGTCCGGGCGCACAACACCGGCCTGGCCGACGCGCTGCTGGAGAAGCTCGGCCTCGAGCCGCGCGGCACCGCGATCGTGTCGCTCGACGCGGACCCGCGGCGGGTGGCGGACGCGGGCGTCGTGTCCAGCGTCCGCGGTGGCCGGGTGCGGGTCGGCTTCCACCTCTACAACACGCTTGACGACGTCGAACGCCTGTTACCCGCATTCGAGTGA
- the infB gene encoding translation initiation factor IF-2 codes for MPGKARVHELAKELGITSKDVLAKLKEQGEFVKSASSTVEAPVARRLRDAYAPKGAKKPTPGPSARPGPPAAKPGPAAPKPPAPAQQAPAAPAPSVQSAPAAPQQQAPAAAKPATPGQRPGPRPGPRPATPAPQQQVPAAKAEAPAAPKQDTPAAPAQGGTGSVVPPKPQGPKPGGPKPGPRTPRVGNNPFGVGSGAPAPRPQAPRPGGGQGGDNRPPRPGGGAGGDRPAPRPGGGAGGNRPSPGNMPPRPNPGMMPGRTQRPAGPGGGARGGPGGGARGGPGGGGRPGGGGGGFRGGPGGGGGGGGFRGGPGGGGGGGGFRPGGGGPGGGGAPAGGGGFRGGGGGRGGPGGRGGTAGAFGRPGGPSRKGRKSKRQKRQEYMDNMQAPSVGGVRLPKGQGETIRLPRGASLTDFAEKIDANPASLVQVLFHLGEMVTATQSVSDDILELLGGEMNYNVQVVSPEEEDRELLETFDITYGEDSGEEEDLQVRPPVVTIMGHVDHGKTRLLDTIRKTKVRESEAGGITQHIGAYQIETELDGNPRLITFIDTPGHEAFTAMRARGANSTDIAVIVVAADDGVMPQTVEAINHAQAAKAPIVVAINKIDKEGANPDKIRQQLTEYGLVAEEYGGDTMFVEISARQNINIDGLLEAILLTADAALDLRANPDMEAQGVAIEAHLDRGRGPVATVLVQRGTLRVGDSVVAGDAYGRVRRMVDEHNVDVTEALPSRPVQVIGFTSVPGAGDTFLVVDEDRVARQIAERRSARTRNALNASRRKRVSLEDLDSALKETNSLNLIIKGDNSGTVEALEASLLQLDVGDEVELNVVHRGVGGVTESDIDLATASDAIVLGFNVRAQGKATERATREGVDVRYYTVIYQAIDEIEQALKGMLKPEYEEVELGRAEVREVFKSSKIGTIAGCLVMSGEIRRNARARLLRDGTVVAENLPISSLRRFKDDVVEVREGYECGLTLGSYGDIKVDDIIETYEQREKPRA; via the coding sequence GTGCCAGGCAAGGCCCGCGTACACGAGCTCGCGAAGGAGCTCGGCATCACCAGCAAGGACGTGCTCGCGAAGTTGAAGGAACAGGGCGAGTTCGTCAAGTCCGCGTCGTCCACGGTCGAGGCGCCCGTCGCCCGTCGTCTCCGCGACGCGTACGCCCCCAAGGGCGCCAAGAAGCCCACGCCCGGTCCGTCGGCGCGCCCCGGTCCGCCGGCCGCCAAGCCCGGGCCCGCCGCTCCGAAGCCCCCCGCGCCTGCCCAGCAGGCTCCGGCGGCTCCGGCCCCGTCGGTCCAGTCGGCTCCGGCCGCACCCCAGCAGCAGGCGCCCGCCGCGGCGAAGCCGGCCACCCCGGGGCAGCGCCCCGGCCCGCGGCCCGGCCCGCGCCCGGCCACGCCCGCACCCCAGCAGCAGGTCCCGGCCGCGAAGGCCGAAGCTCCTGCCGCGCCCAAGCAGGACACCCCGGCCGCGCCCGCCCAGGGCGGCACCGGCTCGGTCGTCCCGCCGAAGCCGCAGGGCCCCAAGCCCGGCGGTCCCAAGCCCGGCCCGCGCACCCCGCGCGTCGGCAACAACCCGTTCGGCGTCGGTTCCGGCGCCCCGGCCCCGCGCCCGCAGGCTCCGCGCCCCGGCGGCGGCCAGGGCGGCGACAACCGGCCCCCGCGTCCCGGCGGTGGCGCCGGCGGTGACCGTCCGGCCCCGCGGCCGGGTGGTGGCGCCGGTGGCAACCGGCCGAGCCCGGGCAACATGCCCCCGCGGCCGAACCCCGGCATGATGCCGGGCCGCACGCAGCGTCCCGCCGGTCCCGGTGGCGGCGCCCGCGGTGGCCCCGGCGGCGGCGCCCGTGGCGGCCCCGGTGGCGGCGGTCGTCCCGGTGGCGGCGGCGGTGGCTTCCGCGGCGGTCCCGGTGGCGGTGGCGGCGGCGGTGGCTTCCGCGGCGGCCCCGGTGGCGGCGGCGGTGGCGGCGGCTTCCGCCCGGGTGGCGGCGGTCCCGGTGGGGGCGGCGCCCCGGCCGGTGGCGGCGGCTTCCGCGGTGGCGGCGGCGGTCGTGGCGGCCCCGGTGGCCGTGGCGGTACCGCGGGTGCCTTCGGGCGTCCCGGTGGTCCCTCGCGCAAGGGCCGCAAGTCGAAGCGGCAGAAGCGCCAGGAGTACATGGACAACATGCAGGCGCCCAGCGTCGGCGGCGTCCGCCTGCCCAAGGGCCAGGGCGAGACGATCCGGCTGCCGCGCGGTGCCTCGCTGACCGACTTCGCCGAGAAGATCGACGCCAACCCGGCTTCGCTGGTGCAGGTGCTCTTCCACCTCGGCGAGATGGTCACCGCGACGCAGTCCGTGTCGGACGACATCCTCGAGCTGCTCGGCGGCGAAATGAACTACAACGTTCAGGTCGTCAGCCCCGAGGAGGAGGACCGCGAACTCCTGGAGACCTTCGACATCACGTATGGCGAAGACTCCGGCGAGGAAGAGGACCTGCAGGTCCGGCCGCCCGTCGTGACCATCATGGGTCACGTCGACCACGGTAAGACCCGCCTGCTCGACACGATCCGGAAGACGAAGGTCCGCGAGAGCGAGGCCGGCGGCATCACGCAGCACATCGGTGCGTACCAGATCGAGACCGAGCTCGACGGCAACCCGCGGCTGATCACCTTCATCGACACCCCGGGTCACGAGGCGTTCACCGCCATGCGTGCCCGTGGTGCGAACTCGACCGACATCGCGGTGATCGTGGTGGCGGCCGACGACGGTGTGATGCCGCAGACGGTCGAGGCGATCAACCACGCGCAGGCCGCCAAGGCCCCGATCGTGGTCGCGATCAACAAGATCGACAAGGAAGGCGCGAACCCGGACAAGATCCGGCAGCAGCTGACCGAGTACGGCCTGGTCGCCGAGGAGTACGGCGGCGACACGATGTTCGTCGAGATCTCCGCGCGGCAGAACATCAACATCGACGGCCTGCTCGAGGCGATCCTGCTGACCGCCGACGCCGCTCTGGACCTCCGGGCCAACCCGGACATGGAGGCCCAGGGTGTCGCGATCGAGGCGCACCTCGACCGCGGCCGCGGCCCGGTGGCCACCGTCCTGGTCCAGCGCGGCACGCTGCGCGTCGGTGACTCGGTCGTGGCGGGTGACGCCTACGGCCGCGTCCGCCGGATGGTCGACGAGCACAACGTCGACGTCACCGAGGCGCTGCCGTCGCGGCCCGTCCAGGTCATCGGCTTCACGTCGGTGCCGGGCGCGGGTGACACCTTCCTGGTGGTCGACGAGGACCGCGTCGCCCGGCAGATCGCCGAGCGCCGGTCGGCTCGCACGCGGAACGCGCTCAACGCGTCGCGCCGCAAGCGGGTCAGCCTCGAGGACCTCGACTCCGCCTTGAAGGAGACGAACAGCCTCAACCTGATCATCAAGGGTGACAACTCGGGTACGGTCGAGGCCCTCGAAGCCTCGCTGCTCCAGCTGGACGTCGGCGACGAGGTCGAGCTGAACGTGGTCCACCGCGGTGTCGGTGGCGTGACCGAGTCGGACATCGACCTGGCGACCGCGTCCGACGCGATCGTCCTCGGGTTCAACGTCCGCGCCCAGGGCAAGGCGACCGAGCGGGCCACCCGCGAGGGCGTCGACGTCCGGTACTACACGGTCATCTACCAGGCGATCGACGAGATCGAGCAGGCCCTCAAGGGCATGCTCAAGCCGGAGTACGAAGAGGTCGAGCTGGGCCGCGCGGAGGTCCGCGAGGTCTTCAAGTCCTCCAAGATCGGCACGATCGCGGGTTGCCTGGTCATGTCCGGCGAGATCCGGCGCAACGCCCGGGCCCGTCTGCTCCGCGACGGCACCGTCGTGGCGGAGAACCTGCCGATCAGCTCACTGCGGCGGTTCAAGGACGACGTGGTCGAGGTCCGCGAGGGCTACGAGTGCGGTCTGACGCTCGGTTCGTACGGCGACATCAAGGTCGACGACATCATCGAGACGTACGAGCAGCGCGAGAAGCCGCGAGCGTAA
- a CDS encoding PH domain-containing protein, giving the protein METGEVRLRPPRHALDRRAIAWWRAQGALAFGPAVLVLAVLGVLLPPAAVWLLAPAVVLAVLGVAWCAVLPRWWFGVHRWEVTDTAVYVRAGFLWQEWRVAPLSRVQTVDTLRGPLQQRFGLATVTVTTASARGAVRLRGLDAEVAAEVAERLTERTDAIPGDAT; this is encoded by the coding sequence GTGGAGACCGGAGAAGTAAGGCTGCGGCCGCCGCGCCACGCGCTCGACCGCCGCGCGATCGCCTGGTGGCGCGCGCAGGGAGCGCTGGCGTTCGGGCCCGCGGTACTGGTGCTCGCGGTCCTCGGCGTGCTGCTCCCGCCGGCCGCGGTCTGGCTGCTGGCCCCGGCGGTCGTGCTCGCGGTGCTGGGGGTGGCCTGGTGCGCGGTCCTGCCGCGGTGGTGGTTCGGGGTGCACCGCTGGGAGGTCACCGACACGGCGGTCTACGTGCGCGCGGGGTTCCTGTGGCAGGAGTGGCGGGTGGCACCGCTGTCCCGGGTCCAGACGGTCGACACCCTGCGCGGCCCGCTGCAGCAGCGCTTCGGCTTGGCGACGGTCACGGTGACGACGGCGTCGGCGCGCGGCGCGGTCCGGCTTCGCGGCCTGGACGCCGAGGTCGCGGCCGAGGTGGCGGAGCGGCTGACCGAGCGCACGGACGCGATCCCAGGGGACGCGACATGA
- a CDS encoding TetR/AcrR family transcriptional regulator produces MPKQVDHEQRRVQIAEALQRLTTRAGLEGVSLRQVAAEAGMSMGSVQHYFRTKDEMLRYALEHRHRLRSERITAKVLADGPPTPRSILRACLVEILPRDADSEADFLIGVAYFIRAVADPAMAKAFGEGMPELLEFFAGQVRQAQEAGDVPAWADPETEAALLWAIADSQGSEILMGHRTPAQAISTVDYYLDRLFTN; encoded by the coding sequence GTGCCGAAGCAGGTGGACCACGAGCAGCGCCGGGTGCAGATCGCCGAGGCACTGCAGCGGCTGACCACGCGCGCCGGCCTGGAAGGCGTCAGCCTGCGCCAGGTCGCGGCCGAGGCCGGCATGTCCATGGGGTCGGTGCAGCACTACTTCCGGACCAAGGACGAAATGCTGCGCTACGCCCTCGAACACCGCCACCGGCTCCGCAGCGAGCGGATCACCGCGAAGGTGCTGGCCGACGGCCCGCCGACCCCGCGCTCGATCCTGCGCGCCTGCCTGGTCGAAATCCTCCCGCGCGACGCCGACAGCGAGGCCGACTTCCTGATCGGCGTCGCGTACTTCATCCGCGCGGTGGCGGATCCGGCGATGGCGAAGGCGTTCGGCGAAGGCATGCCGGAGCTCCTGGAGTTCTTCGCCGGCCAGGTCCGCCAGGCCCAGGAGGCGGGCGACGTCCCGGCGTGGGCCGACCCCGAGACCGAGGCGGCCCTGCTCTGGGCGATCGCGGACTCCCAAGGCTCGGAAATCCTGATGGGCCACCGCACTCCGGCCCAGGCCATCTCCACAGTGGACTACTACCTCGACCGCCTCTTCACGAACTGA